From Theileria annulata chromosome 1, complete sequence, *** SEQUENCING IN PROGRESS ***, one genomic window encodes:
- a CDS encoding DEAD-box family helicase, putative (Tap821d03.p1c.C.cand.14 - score = 21.44;~SMART DEXDc (SM00487) at aa 87-346, E()=1.55e-03; pfam:helicase_C (PF00271) at aa 415-485, E()=1.80e-02) produces MSFVLLAKFANNLLRLKHTSCSNINRINPLSTLNFIYFNRRFIHNNNIKQDDLDENKNSCNSGYKLCDLVKKNDLGTKTRFLINKLKFNHFDKFQSQIFQHIIFQGYSMNSLPSDPGKTCENSNNIDLNDKNSVLYVVGNSNSGKTSSYLLALNELINNPKSQYYHVYRDNHRHKMILYSKLRGGKLCKPRGFRRINGAPRLNPDSFTVPLAIILVPFRELGQNIFQTCDQMGIRSRLITGGFGYKLLNKSSSDSGGDDTNGMFIGLGNFDVIISTPEMLLRIINGEYEDFRLDVKYLKFLIFEDSDLLVEEMYLPKINEILNLLLIDKLSLVYVSRVKSSNLTDHVNAIGSPTVLEKAETHNLDHFKKIFVYTYSNDKLEVLIDLINEITHNNLQKTKIVIFTNTTNCNKFLKYSLLDRGYRISNLFGGMNYEERTENLRNFESDADILITTNFASRFKFNCTINNIILFDFPKNIQQFIHHTSSFTNNSNNKMYLMFNNKNIGLMKEMISLSSNLSGFEYRNLTPKLSKKLSLYQKSLLKHNFKRAKAVKKVEFLRKRGILKKSQTLPKMCDRNVEMSDSQEYLRMERTPDGFLQIIPKRRSRIRNYEVTKILSF; encoded by the exons ATGTCATTTGTACTTTTGGCTAAATTTGCCAACAATCTTCTCCGCCTAAAGCACACCAGTTGCTCTAACATTAACAGAATCAACCCTTTGTCAAccttaaattttatttattttaacagaagatttattcataataataatattaaacagGATGATTtggatgaaaataaaaattccTGTAATAGCGGATATAAATTATGTGATCTGGTAaaaaaaaatgatttagGTACTAAAACACgttttttaataaacaaattaaaatttaatcatTTTGACAAGTTTCAATCGCAAATCTTCCAACACATTATATTCCAAGGTTATTCTATGAATTCATTGCCTAGTGACCCTGGAAAAACGTGTgaaaattcaaataatatcGATTTAAACGACAAAAATTCTGTATTATATGTAGTTGGCAATAGTAATAGTGGAAAAACAAGCTCCTATTTGCTAGCTTTAAATGAGTTAATAAATAACCCAAAATCTCAGTATTACCATGTGTATAGAGATAATCACAGGcataaaatgatattatatagtaaGTTGAGGGGTGGGAAGCTTTGTAAACCCAGGGGATTCAGACGTATAAATGGAGCTCCAAGACTAAATCCAGACTCCTTTACCGTTCCTTTGGCTATAATATTGGTTCCTTTTCGTGAGTTGGGCCAGAATATCTTCCAAACTTGTGATCAAATGGGTATTCGATCAAGATTAATAACTGGCGGTTTCGGTTacaaattgttaaataaaAGTTCTTCCGATTCTGGAG GTGATGATACTAATGGTATGTTTATAGGTTTGGGTAATTTTGATGTAATAATAAGTACACCTGAGATGTTATTGAGAATTATAAATGGTGAGTATGAGGACTTTAGATTGGACGTGAAGTACCTCAAGTTTCTTATTTTTGAGGATTCAGATTTATTGGTTGAGGAGATGTATTTGCCTAAAATAAACGAAATACTTAATTTACTTTTGATTGATAAGTTGAGTTTGGTTTACGTTTCGAGGGTTAAATCGTCTAATTTAACCGATCACGTAAACGCCATAGGTTCTCCAACTGTGTTAGAGAAGGCAGAAACGCATAATTTGGACCACTTTAAGAAAATATTTGTCTACACATACTCAAATGATAAGTTGGAAGTCCTAATTGACTTAATCAACGAAATCACCCATAATAACTTAcaaaaaactaaaattgTCATCTTTACCAATACAACCAATTGCAACAA atttttaaaatattctttacTGGACAGAGGGTATAGAATTAGTAACCTGTTTGGAGGTATGAACTATGAAGAAAGGACTGAGAATTTGCGCAATTTCGAGTCTGATGCTGACATTCTCATTACCACAAACTTCGCCTCAAGGTTCAAATTTAACTGCACAATCAACAACATAATCCTCTTCGACTTCCCCAAGAATATCCAACAATTCATTCATCACACTTCTTCTTTTACAAATAACTCAAATAACA AAATGTACCTAATGTTTAATAACAAGAATATTGGATTAATGAAAGAGATGATAAGTTTATCTAGTAATTTGAGTGGATTCGAGTATCGCAACTTAACTCCAAAACTGTCTAAAAAGCTCTCATTATACCAGAAATCACTACTTAAACACAACTTTAAAAG GGCTAAGGCTGTTAAAAAAGTTGAATTTTTAAGGAAAAGAGGAATTCTTAAAAAATCTCAAACACTTCCAAA GATGTGTGATAGGAATGTGGAGATGTCGGACAGTCAAGAGTATTTGAGAATGGAGAGAACTCCAGACGGATTCTTGCAAATAATACCAAAGAGAAGGTCGAGGATTAGGAACTACGAAGTAACTAAGATTCTCTCATTTTAA
- a CDS encoding acylphosphatase, putative (Tap821d03.p1c.cand.96 - score = 10.41;~SMART pfam:Acylphosphatase (PF00708) at aa 3-91, E()=1.20e-16), with protein MANVYKFKFNVRGKVQGVFFRKYTKLEADKLGIKGYVRNEEDGSVSGEGQTNDESKMNEFKHFLESVGSPNSKIESCSFTLDNDSTSNYDSFNILY; from the coding sequence atggctaatgtgtataaatttaagtttaatGTTCGTGGTAAGGTTCAAGGTGTTTTTTTTAGAAAGTATACAAAGCTTGAGGCTGATAAATTAGGGATTAAGGGCTATGTCAGGAATGAGGAGGATGGAAGTGTTTCTGGAGAGGGTCAAACTAATGACGAATCTAAAATGAATGAATTTAAACACTTCTTAGAGTCTGTTGGATCTCCAAATTCAAAAATCGAATCCTGTTCATTCACTCTCGACAATGATTCCACTTCTAACTACGATTCCTTCAATATACTATACTAA
- a CDS encoding protein tyrosine phosphatase, putative (Tap821d03.p1c.C.cand.17 - score = 12.59;~SMART PTPc_DSPc (SM00012) at aa 10-155, E()=1.09e-01), whose product MSSHSYVLNKPTRIEYQKLKILILDAPNNSNLKLYIKEMLEFGVTCLVRTCESNYNDQLLLDNKIEVRDLFFNDGDPPPYEIVTRWLELIHQCLETNSAIAVHCVAGLGRAPVLACIALVEYGMQPLDAICFVRDRRKGAINRRQLEFLKTYKKQRRRNYRCLTCTVM is encoded by the coding sequence ATGTCATCTCACAGTTATGTTCTGAATAAGCCGACTCGGATCGAGTACCAGAAGCTAAAGATCTTAATTTTGGACGCACCGAACAACTCTAACCTGAAACTGTACATAAAAGAAATGCTGGAGTTTGGCGTAACCTGTCTGGTTAGGACCTGCGAGTCAAACTACAACGACCAACTCCTTCTGGACAACAAAATCGAAGTCCGAGATCTGTTCTTCAATGATGGAGACCCGCCACCCTACGAAATTGTCACACGCTGGCTTGAACTTATACACCAATGCCTGGAGACTAACTCAGCTATAGCAGTACACTGCGTCGCAGGCCTGGGACGCGCACCCGTGCTCGCTTGCATTGCACTAGTTGAGTACGGCATGCAACCACTCGACGCTATTTGCTTTGTTCGTGACCGCAGAAAAGGCGCAATCAACCGCAGACAGCTTGAGTTTCTCAAAACGTACAAGAAACAACGAAGACGCAATTACAGATGCCTCACCTGCACTGTCATGTAA
- a CDS encoding uncharacterized protein (Tap821d03.p1c.cand.98 - score = 18.91;~Signal peptide predicted for TA16565 by SignalP 2.0 HMM (Signal peptide probability 0.884, signal anchor probability 0.000) with cleavage site probability 0.376 between residues 17 and 18;~GPI-Anchor Signal predicted for TA16565 by DGPI v2.04 with cleavage site probability 0.152 near 202), with protein sequence MKFISVIIFVSIKLAFSTSSILFGPGYPSKFACVSDSYALEAALYKLPKEYIDKFEKISLDVSRVVEPPEEIGIDRELVESALTIFDESKTLRNGMVYTSIEFKLQEHLARDYVSAQMVLASLNSLKTITYVRNVLNAFAKANITKYTGKVTDEAKYGLCSSFVYSDVAQLLEEYKVKELQKVKMENKRITHNISQLGRVKSTGNLWLLTGKANVSYINMLFLIMSFITISVV encoded by the coding sequence ATGAAGTTTATATctgtaataatatttgtgtCAATTAAATTAGCATTTAGCACCAGCTCGATTTTGTTTGGGCCGGGATATCCAAGTAAATTTGCCTGCGTCTCAGACTCGTACGCACTTGAGGCTGCACTCTATAAGTTACCTAAGGAGTATATCGACAAATTTGAGAAAATTTCACTTGATGTTTCTAGAGTTGTGGAGCCCCCAGAGGAAATTGGAATTGATAGAGAATTAGTAGAAAGCGCACTAACAATATTCGACGAAAGCAAGACTCTTAGAAATGGAATGGTTTACACGTCAATTGAGTTTAAACTTCAGGAACACCTCGCAAGGGACTACGTCTCAGCACAAATGGTTCTCGCTTCACTCAACAGTTTGAAGACTATCACGTACGTTAGGAACGTTCTCAATGCCTTCGCAAAGGCTAACATAACCAAATACACTGGCAAAGTGACCGACGAGGCAAAGTACGGACTCTGTTCATCGTTCGTCTATAGCGACGTTGCCCAACTTTTGGAAGAATACAAAGTCAAGGAGCTCCAGAAAGTAAAGATGGAAAACAAGAGAATTACGCATAACATCAGTCAACTTGGAAGAGTCAAGAGCACTGGGAACCTTTGGCTACTAACAGGAAAAGCCAATGTTAGCTATATCAACATGCTGTTCTTAATCATGTCATTCATTACCATTTCTGTAGTTTAA
- a CDS encoding inositol phosphatase, putative (Tap821d03.p1c.cand.97 - score = 17.77;~SMART IPPc (SM0128) at aa 22-376, E()=2.99e-07), giving the protein MYKWVDDKNSVQINGDYLDHWEPIRIFVGTWNMGYKKIDAKQFSTDVMCSCNTHFPENYECMTCNARFSHPLSDWIGLDYDLYFITLQECVSPNFFELVSRFLEKCKHPLERVFFKTDRILGFGEGAVVSRKMTCIAAWVRKDFLANGVVRVCGSKALYLSVYNRSKGVVCLQIKVFGQLICLLGCHLPSDYMERQKSFQTILSKLTCLFGENEKLIFKDVFHHIIWAGDFNFKLNIPLEHAVTNIVNGTLDKLIKYDEFHLSTSPLKDQKFCEDVIRFDPTYKKRENREVLDKGKKNWFEMEYLTSESKWYTLNTERVPSWTDRVLKWSDKTLETCLFFEPTSYRSAVPKNKTPLLISDHSPVSCAFMLRPLNRNIAMPVKLNSHTFKFD; this is encoded by the exons ATGTATAAATGGGTGGATGATAAGAATTCGGTCCAGATTAACGGTGACTACCTGGATCACTGGGAGCCGATTCGTATTTTCGTAGGGACGTGGAACATGGGTTACAAGAAAATTGACGCTAAGCAATTTTCTACAGATGTTATGTGTTCCTGCAACACCCATTTCCCTGAAAATTACGAGTGTATGACTTGTAACGCGCGTTTTAGCCACCCTCTGAGTGATTGGATTGGTCTTGACTACGACTTGTATTTTATAACGCTCCAGGAGTGTGTTTCGCCGAACTTCTTTGAGCTTGTAAGCCGCTTCTTGGAGAAGTGTAAACATCCACTGGAACGTGTTTTCTTTAAAACTGACAGAATTCTGGGATTCGGAGAAGGCGCAGTGGTTAGCCGAAAGATGACTTGCATAGCCGCCTGGGTAAGGAAAGACTTTCTGGCAAACGGAGTGGTTAGGGTTTGCGGCTCAAAGGCACTTTACCTCTCAGTATATAACCGCAGTAAAGGAGTAGTTTGCCTCCAAATCAAAGTCTTTGGACAACTAATTTGCTTACTCGGGTGCCATTTACCCTCAGATTACATGGAACGGCAAAAATCATTTCAAACAATTCTCTCAAAGTTAACATGTTTGTTCGGTGAAAACGAGAAACTAATTTTCAAGGACGTTTTCCATCATATTATCTGGGCCGGAGATTTCAATTTTAAGCTTAACATCCCACTGGAACATGCTGTTACCAATATTGTTAATGGTACGCTTGATAAATTGATCAAATATGACGAATTTCATTTATCCACATCACCACTTAAAGACCAG AAGTTCTGCGAGGATGTGATAAGATTCGACCCAACTTATAAAAAACGAGAAAACAGAGAAGTGCTGGATAAGGGAAAAAAGAACTGGTTTGAGATGGAGTACTTGACCTCAGAGTCCAAATGGTATACGCTAAACACAGAACGTGTTCCTTCTTGGACTGACAGAGTGCTAAAATGGTCAGATAAGACCTTGGAGACGTGCTTATTCTTTGAACCAACAAGTTACAGGAGCGCTGTTCCAAAGAATAAAACGCCCTTACTAATCAGTGATCACTCACCAGTCTCCTGCGCCTTCATGCTGAGGCCGTTAAACAGAAATATCGCTATGCCGGtcaaattaaattcacacactttcaaatttgattaa
- a CDS encoding uncharacterized protein (Tap821d03.p1c.cand.99 - score = 21.06;~Signal peptide predicted for TA16580 by SignalP 2.0 HMM (Signal peptide probability 0.991, signal anchor probability 0.000) with cleavage site probability 0.579 between residues 17 and 18) — protein sequence MNSVLIFFTLVATLVTCNRYYNDMVRLANFSYYNSFEDTIEYVRQLDLIADKYLQLIKKMDNDISLELRESSNYDLKSSSDTVNKTGANIINKMHARQMIVDLLMYQVHYAYRMYQTACAKYKGETVNRLFEDLNFSFPMNRMVIYEWVRQMELNVRKIMELEELENLSDGWKEVRESINTSPVQNSNQEPTDTATTPETATTSTTGTTTPATTTGTTTPTATPEPTIAEQVSKPAGT from the coding sequence atGAATTCggttttaatattttttacactaGTAGCGACTTTAGTTACCTGCAACAGGTACTACAATGATATGGTCAGGTTGGCTAATTTTAGCTACTACAACTCTTTTGAGGATACCATTGAGTACGTAAGACAGCTTGATCTGATTGCAGACAAGTATTTACAGCTGATTAAGAAAATGGACAATGATATATCTTTGGAACTTAGAGAATCTTCGAATTACGACTTAAAGTCGAGTAGTGATACAGTTAACAAGACTGGAGCTAATATCATTAATAAGATGCACGCTCGCCAGATGATCGTTGACTTGCTTATGTACCAAGTGCATTACGCCTACAGGATGTACCAAACCGCCTGTGCCAAGTATAAGGGAGAGACTGTGAACAGATTGTTTGAGGATCTGAACTTCAGTTTTCCTATGAACCGCATGGTCATATATGAGTGGGTCAGGCAGATGGAGCTCAATGTCAGGAAAATCATGGAATTAGAAGAATTAGAGAATCTCTCAGATGGATGGAAGGAGGTAAGGGAATCGATAAACACTAGCCCTGTCCAGAACTCTAACCAGGAGCCAACAGATACAGCAACTACACCTGAAACAGCTACAACATCAACAACTGGTACAACTACCCCAGCAACCACAACTGGTACAACAACTCCAACAGCTACACCTGAGCCAACTATTGCGGAACAAGTAAGTAAACCAGCTGGAACTTAA
- a CDS encoding Tpr-related protein family member, putative (Tap821d03.p1c.C.cand.16 - score = 17.31;~SMART 10 transmembrane domains at aa 12-31, 51-73, 93-115, 125-147, 189-211, 231-253, 266-284, 314-336, 356-378 and 388-410;~10 probable transmembrane helices predicted for TA16550 by TMHMM2.0 at aa 12-31, 51-73, 93-115, 125-147, 189-211, 231-253, 266-284, 314-336, 356-378 and 388-410) yields the protein MGDQPEDPKKDLKISAYILAGLAMMLNIRLSYSSAPYALIRFQLPENLFSVFVRRMASALELWCLPSMLLGNLMDIIRKHAFTDNKKKEAWGYHWQSIFWSWANFLTFVILLFVYRGGGEHGRLTMFYWIIAISGFVFGINMVMVYALEAKYLTWYMIGENSFPAVTSLMHYITTLIFGNRRKWNSDYVIVYIDIWVAIIISLVAAAVWTGAYSSNYDGGADFGATPNQNLISPVAMVIVGMGLVYAIYPGIAPGMIVPFYLIDKIEMVLLIATAVPPIIIGILRATDTKGFPGGPQTPTCKWYNDTTDGNGSFWHAFDLLIVLKISLAGIFIYSLHYRDSSLARSIVNQPKMSTALSILFYMCHEILLAIGFPGIFGGNSGGDQVMLPAQYVGALFMIFLAFYSEGYIIEYKSHDPAHWPTDGMTPWNALCYWAKRASKITNHNLESLFTTNLHRYLNFKSLHYVLIHIIHFKI from the coding sequence ATGGGTGATCAGCCTGAAGATCCTAAGAAGGATTTGAAGATATCAGCCTATATTCTTGCTGGTCTTGCTATGATGCTTAACATTAGGCTATCATATAGTTCTGCTCCATATGCACTTATTAGGTTTCAACTGCCTGAGAATCTTTTTAGCGTCTTTGTAAGGAGAATGGCTAGTGCTCTTGAACTTTGGTGTCTACCAAGTATGCTTCTGGGTAACCTCATGGATATCATTAGAAAACATGCTTTTactgataataaaaaaaaaGAAGCTTGGGGTTATCACTGGCAATCTATATTTTGGTCTTGGGCTAATTTCTTAACATTTGTAATActtttatttgtatatcGTGGTGGTGGTGAACATGGTCGTTTAACTATGTTTTATTGGATTATTGCTATTTCAGGATTTGTATTTGGTATCAATATGGTTATGGTATATGCTCTTGAAGCTAAATATTTGACTTGGTATATGATTGGTGAAAACTCATTTCCAGCTGTTACATCACTAATGCACTATATTACAACACTCATCTTTGGTAACAGAAGGAAATGGAATTCTGACTATGTCATAGTCTATATTGACATTTGGGTTGCAATAATAATCTCCTTGGTGGCAGCAGCAGTCTGGACAGGTGCATACTCCAGCAACTACGATGGTGGTGCTGATTTCGGAGCTACTCCCAACCAGAATCTCATATCACCCGTTGCTATGGTAATTGTAGGTATGGGTCTAGTATATGCTATATATCCTGGTATTGCACCAGGTATGATTGTACCATTCTATCTCATTGATAAGATTGAGATGGTACTTCTAATTGCTACAGCAGTTCCACCAATCATAATTGGTATTCTGAGGGCAACTGATACCAAAGGTTTTCCTGGTGGTCCTCAAACACCAACATGTAAATGGTACAATGATACTACTGATGGTAATGGTTCCTTCTGGCATGCATTTGACCTACTTATCGTCCTTAAGATCTCTCTGGCTGGTATCTTTATATACTCACTTCACTATAGAGATTCATCACTTGCTAGATCTATCGTTAACCAACCCAAAATGTCTACTGCACTCTCTatcttattttatatgtgcCATGAGATTCTGTTAGCAATTGGATTTCCTGGTATATTTGGTGGTAACAGTGGAGGCGACCAAGTAATGCTGCCAGCACAGTATGTGGGTGCTCTATTTATGATCTTCTTAGCATTTTACAGTGAAGGCTACATCATTGAGTATAAAAGTCACGATCCTGCCCATTGGCCAACCGATGGAATGACCCCGTGGAATGCCCTTTGCTACTGGGCCAAAAGAGCCAGcaaaataactaatcaCAACCTAGAATCACTATTTACAACTAATTTACAtagatatttaaattttaaatcattacattatgtattaatacatattatacactttaaaatataa
- a CDS encoding uncharacterized protein (Tap821d03.p1c.C.cand.15 - score = 24.65;~SMART 1 transmembrane domain at aa 368-390;~1 probable transmembrane helix predicted for TA16555 by TMHMM2.0 at aa 368-390) encodes MEENKRPRVTSLEDLKLEFVEKRRKKYLRHLEFFSTFTQTHQPTTSNDQYTPLNYENTTLNGDNSPLNDDNIEINNDNVVLNDENDHVNEDIVQLNNVTKLNENITKLGEPLELNQLLRLSGGICEILVFPEFITCSDSLISEEINQIRNSLFFVRPEGSRVLIHINNYTASVHNKQNYIRHVFSTDIKGPTILDCVIPSRLMSELPNFMDKTANNTDVTVVYYIIDILMLNGHILTTSDLECRLFFLDSIFILLNSVFRLDELNSDSKILFKFVKYYQVNFDQLNKTYQSIMNKEFDYETDSIIFVNKNSNYIGGYNPNWLCYKDYNINKYCLCDKVICKVYNKSGNLYTHDNVLIGKSNYGSKHKILSYTIIVYYINIICFSILIMDIEDLKISYKIISHSKWYKSTDTLRKIYVNFINRKPGNDNFNKLLQSLSND; translated from the exons ATGGAGGAGAATAAGCGTCCCAGGGTAACTTCATTAGAAGACTTGAAGTTAGAATTTGTCGAGAAACGCcgtaaaaaatatttaagaCATTTGGAATTCTTCTCCACTTTTACACAAACTCATCAACCAACTACTTCCAATGATCAGTATACACCcttaaattatgaaaatacaACTTTAAATGGTGACAATTCACCTTTAAACGATGATAATATTGagataaataatgataatgtagtattaaatgatgaaaatgatcATGTTAATGAAGATATTGTTCAGTTGAATAATGTTACGAAgttaaatgaaaatataacaaaGTTAGGTGAGCCTTTGGAATTGAATCAATTGCTGAGGTTATCCGGTGGAATATGTGAAATATTGGTGTTTCCAGAGTTTATAACTTGTTCGGACAGTTTAATTAGTGAGGAGATTAATCAGATAAGGAACAGTTTGTTCTTTGTAAGGCCCGAGGGTTCGAGGGTCTTGATACACATTAACAACTATACCGCTTCAGTACATAATAAGCAAAATTACATTAGGCATGTTTTTAGTACTGATATTAAGGGCCCAACAATTTTAGACTGTGTTATTCCCAGCCGTTTAATGAGCGAATTACCAAATTTCATGGATAAAACTGCTAATAACACAGATGTTACAGTTGTATACTATATAATTGACatattaatgttaaatgGACACATACTAACGACTTCAGATTTAGAATGTAGATTATTCTTTCTAGACTCAAT ttttatattattgaattcTGTATTTAGATTAGATGAATTGAACAGTGATTCTAAgatattgtttaaatttgtaaagTATTATCAAGTTAATTTTGATCAGTTAAACAAAACATATCAAAG tattatgAATAAGGAATTTGATTATGAAACTGATAGTATAATATTCGTCAATAAGAATTCTAATTACATTGGAGGTTACAATCCCAATTGGTTATGTTACAAAGATTACAATATTAA TAAATATTGTTTATGTGATAAAGTAATTTGTAAAGTTTATAACAAATCCGGTAATCTATATACACACGATAATGTATTAATCGGCAAATCAAACTATGGTTCTAAACACAAAATCCTCAG TTATACcattatagtatattatattaatataatttgttttagtATATTGATAATGGATATTGAAGATTTGAAGATTAGTTACAAGATAATTTCTCACTCCAAGTGGTACAAAAGTACTGACACTCTGAGGAAGATTTACgttaatttcattaacCGAAAGCCCGGAAATGACAACTTTAATAAGTTGCTCCAGTCACTGTCAAATGACTAA